A region from the bacterium genome encodes:
- a CDS encoding STAS domain-containing protein yields the protein MEIRHSGEVAIVTMVERFDAYSAKDVQTALEKVIDDGSVKLVCDFSQTDYISSAGLRVLLATAKRLKREGGAIALCCMKPYVREVFETAGFTQLFQIFNSEEEAADSL from the coding sequence GTGGAAATACGGCATAGCGGCGAAGTCGCAATCGTCACCATGGTGGAACGGTTCGATGCTTATTCGGCCAAAGACGTCCAGACCGCGCTGGAAAAAGTCATCGACGACGGTTCGGTCAAGCTCGTCTGCGATTTTTCCCAGACCGACTACATCTCCAGCGCCGGACTCAGGGTGCTTTTGGCCACGGCCAAGCGCTTGAAGCGGGAAGGCGGGGCCATCGCCCTCTGCTGCATGAAACCCTATGTCCGCGAAGTCTTCGAAACCGCCGGGTTTACGCAGCTTTTCCAAATCTTTAATTCCGAAGAAGAAGCCGCGGATTCGCTCTGA
- a CDS encoding deoxyribonuclease IV, which translates to MRRIGAHVSISGGVDAAVARAREAGCEALQIFSRNPRGWKVSSIPAERADDFRRLCRAARLFPVVVHSPYLINLSAPDRETYRRSLRAFSRDLARADALGADWYVVHVGFHRGSGREEGIARMADSLRELLAERPPGGAGVMLENTASVGSALGHCFENIARIMEASGRADRLYLCLDTCHAFVAGYDLAGGDGPGKVLAEVDRLIGLEKMPVVHFNDSLFGLGSGRDRHAHIGEGRIGLEGMRRIYRHRRLAGKTFILETPQKEPGDNARNVAAVKGFRRRPGSGPQERRSSPGSR; encoded by the coding sequence ATGAGAAGAATCGGTGCCCATGTCTCCATCTCCGGCGGGGTGGACGCGGCCGTGGCCCGCGCCCGTGAAGCGGGATGCGAGGCTCTCCAGATTTTTTCCCGCAACCCCCGGGGCTGGAAGGTTTCCTCCATACCCGCCGAGCGTGCCGACGACTTCCGCCGCCTCTGCCGTGCCGCCCGCCTTTTTCCCGTGGTGGTGCATTCTCCTTACCTGATTAACCTTTCCGCGCCCGACCGGGAAACCTACCGGCGTTCGCTTCGGGCGTTTTCCCGCGATCTGGCCCGCGCCGATGCCCTGGGGGCGGACTGGTACGTCGTTCACGTCGGTTTTCACCGCGGGTCCGGGCGCGAGGAAGGCATCGCCCGGATGGCGGACTCCCTGCGCGAGCTGCTTGCCGAACGGCCTCCCGGGGGGGCCGGGGTCATGCTCGAAAATACCGCCAGCGTCGGCAGTGCTCTCGGACATTGTTTCGAGAACATCGCCCGGATCATGGAGGCGTCGGGCCGCGCCGATCGGCTCTATCTCTGCCTGGATACCTGTCACGCCTTTGTCGCCGGCTACGACCTGGCCGGGGGCGACGGCCCGGGCAAGGTCCTGGCCGAGGTGGACCGCCTGATCGGCCTGGAAAAGATGCCGGTGGTCCATTTCAACGACAGCCTCTTCGGTCTCGGTTCCGGCCGGGACCGGCATGCGCATATCGGCGAGGGCCGGATCGGATTGGAGGGGATGCGCCGGATCTACCGCCACCGCCGCCTGGCCGGCAAAACCTTCATCCTCGAAACCCCGCAGAAAGAGCCCGGGGACAACGCCCGCAACGTGGCGGCGGTCAAGGGGTTCCGCCGCCGCCCGGGATCGGGTCCTCAGGAGCGCCGGTCGTCTCCGGGTTCGAGGTAA